The sequence below is a genomic window from Acidobacteriota bacterium.
GAGCCAGGGCTATCGCATTATCCCCGTCAATCCAAATGAGCGCGCGGTGCTGGGCGAGAAATCCTACGCCACGCTCGAAGCGATTCCCTTCCCCATCGGCATCGTGGACATCTTCCGCCGCTCGGAATTTGTCGCGCCGTTTGTCGACGCCGCCATTGCGCTGCGCGCCAAAGCCATCTGGATGCAGGAGAGCGTAGTCGATGAAGCCTCCGCGCAACGCGCCCGCGCCGCCGGTCTGGCCGTGGCCATGGAC
It includes:
- a CDS encoding CoA-binding protein, which produces MSDLSCRLPQFDPLQSGDEESRLRDILLAAKTIAVVGLSSDERRASHGVAEYMQSQGYRIIPVNPNERAVLGEKSYATLEAIPFPIGIVDIFRRSEFVAPFVDAAIALRAKAIWMQESVVDEASAQRARAAGLAVAMDRCILKDHMRWKREKIALSR